A genomic region of Cydia splendana chromosome 17, ilCydSple1.2, whole genome shotgun sequence contains the following coding sequences:
- the LOC134798800 gene encoding transmembrane protease serine 11D-like has product MKLALVLLYVVAAVQARSTAVKVGHHQQSLAAQGEKPWVVHLRLAVSTSGFLESCIGALIDPSWVLTTAHCVRDPRFIWARFGAVEVIRPELVLETTNVIRNADWNALTQDNNVALVNLNRVIDLTSNIGVIPLPAASSGLPDRANYCAYGESRPDTAGEFLRCWDVTIVTENQQAVIYEGEDISATEFDTGAPVVGDGVLVGLLSQKGEFRDEAVFIRTSAQVNWVVGMTGLDFSRASAPEQQRQDVIIVNDLN; this is encoded by the exons ATGAAACTCGCTCTAGTTCTGCTTTATGTCGTTGCCGCCGTTCAG GCCCGCAGCACCGCTGTTAAAg TGGGACACCACCAGCAGTCATTGGCGGCTCAGGGCGAGAAACCATGGGTGGTCCACCTCCGACTGGCCGTTTCCACCAGCGGTTTCCTGGAGTCTTGCATCGGCGCACTCATTGATCCCAGCTGGGTTCTCACCACCGCGCACTGTGTTAGAGA TCCCCGTTTCATCTGGGCCCGCTTCGGCGCCGTGGAGGTGATCCGCCCCGAGCTGGTGCTTGAGACTACCAACGTGATCCGCAACGCCGACTGGAACGCGCTGACCCAAGACAACAACGTCGCTCTGGTCAACCTTAACCGCGTCATCGACCTCACCT CGAACATCGGCGTGATCCCTCTGCCTGCCGCTAGCAGCGGCCTACCCGACCGTGCCAACTACTGCGCCTACGGAGAGTCCCGCCCCGACA CCGCTGGTGAATTCCTCCGCTGCTGGGACGTGACCATCGTCACAGAAAACCAGCAAGCCGTCATCTATGAAGGCGAGGATATCTCCGCTACTGAG TTCGACACCGGCGCCCCTGTTGTCGGCGATGGAGTGCTGGTCGGCTTGCTTTCTCAGAAGGGAGAATTCCGCGACGAAGCTG TGTTCATCCGCACCAGCGCCCAAGTGAACTGGGTTGTCGGTATGACCGGACTAGATTTCAGCCGCGCATCCGCTCCCGAGCAGCAACGCCAGGATGTCATCATCGTCAACGACCTCAACTAA